A window of the Phaenicophaeus curvirostris isolate KB17595 chromosome 9, BPBGC_Pcur_1.0, whole genome shotgun sequence genome harbors these coding sequences:
- the LOC138723935 gene encoding dual specificity protein phosphatase 13B-like — translation MPHTRDDSSPPGSAGSQASYETPALSDLQRLCWFKGGSDNHLDQVWPNIYLGDAWAARSKTTLQSLNITHILNAADGPYSINTGAKYYQDLQIEYYGVEAFDDPSFDLSIFFYDAANFIGKALNTSGGKVFVHCAMGISRSATLVLAFLMIHENMTLVDALKAVGAHRDICPNSGFLSQLRDLDIKLNEDRKGTRESAMKE, via the exons ATGCCTCACACCAGAGATGACTCTTCTCCGCCTGGCAGTGCAGGGAGCCAAGCTTCCTATGAAACCCCAGCACTCTCAGACCTCCAGCGGCTCTGTTGGTTCAAAGGAGGGTCTGACAATCACCTGGACCAAGTCTGGCCAAATATTTACCTGGGTGATGC GTGGGCTGCTAGAAGCAAAACTACTCTTCAAAGCCTCAACATTACTCATATCCTTAATGCAGCAGATGGGCCATATAGCATCAACACAGGAGCCAAATATTACCAAGATCTGCAAATAGAGTACTACGGAGTAGAAGCCTTTGACGATCCTTCCTTTGATTTAAGTATCTTCTTCTACGATGCTGCCAATTTCATAGGCAAAGCCTTAAACACTTCAGGAG GTAAGGTGTTTGTCCACTGTGCCATGGGCATAAGCCGCTCTGCGACATTAGTGCTTGCCTTTTTGATGATCCATGAAAACATGACACTCGTGGATGCTCTGAAAGCAGTGGGTGCTCACAGAGACATCTGCCCAAATTCAGGTTTCCTCAGCCAGCTCCGGGACTTGGACATTAAATTAAATGAAGACAGGAAAGGAACCAGAGAATCTGCTATGAAAGAGTGA